Proteins found in one Aspergillus puulaauensis MK2 DNA, chromosome 8, nearly complete sequence genomic segment:
- a CDS encoding putative glutaminase (COG:S;~EggNog:ENOG410PW10;~InterPro:IPR033433,IPR008928,IPR032515,IPR032514, IPR014870;~PFAM:PF17168,PF16334,PF16335,PF08760;~SECRETED:SignalP(1-17);~go_process: GO:0005975 - carbohydrate metabolic process [Evidence IEA]), whose translation MHLNLGFILGLTSLATAAFSTTTRERDIVNHRPTRPPSYPLAVRNPYLSTWMPSDQVQTLPYAEPQFWAGQSLTWSIMARVDGQAYSLMSITNPGDRIRPAIVRTAEYTATHSVFTLSAGRVIFTLDFFSPISPSNYLRHSLPFSYLTVSVSEANSNDIQIYTSIDGRWAGREQNTARSFHRDGSTLAYALKVKDAVPYTEQSDMATWGEAILSSQRTSQSKLSFSSGKRGEVRSQFVNHGKLSGKDDTWVPGEIVAFAHDLGAVSGNHSVNFAVGYVREKAINYLGKPYTGYYRAEYPDTYKALSHFFEDYPAAALESDIVDSVMELQAKNVGGTKYADIVSLSARQAWGGLDLTIPNDSLDADDVLAFVKELSSNGNLNTVDVIMPALPIYYVMDPDYIRLLLEPMMRYLAAGRWQQPYVIHDMGAHYPNAIGHDDQKAEPMPIEECGNLMVLVLAYVRATGDKAWADQYIHHLRKYADYLVENSIDIELQLSSNDAAGPLANETNLAIKAAVGLKAFGELSGLTEYSRIGEERAELFFTQGLGTDEGKSHFVLQYPNEPASWKTPYNLFPDVLLNLETFPREAYQMGDTFFKGVRAEYGVALDNRQDWAKSDWNMWLAGTFGDKTTRREFIHDLWAYMSNGKHNWPFSDRYIATSAQGNEPGRPVLCRARPTVGGHFALVALQGPKCLQAAVARELEDAQKASEIVREDL comes from the exons ATGCACCTCAATCTCGGATTCATCCTGGGACTCACATCGTTAGCGACCGCGGCATTTTCCACGACTACCCGTGAGCGCGATATTGTCAACCATCGACCCACGCGACCTCCTTCATATCCTCTGGCTGTTAGGAATCCGTACCTCTCAACATGGATGCCCAGCGACCAAGTACAGACACTGCCATATGCAGAACCCCAGTTCTGGGCTGGTCAGAGCCTGACCTGGTCCATTATGGCGCGAGTTGACGGCCAGGCGTATAGTCTGATGAGTATCACGAATCCTGGCGACAGGATCCGCCCTGCTATTGTGCGAACCGCTGAGTATACTGCAACACATTCTGTATTTACGCTTTCTGCTGGTCGAGTTATCTTTACGTTGGACTTTTTCTCTCCGATATCTCCgtctaattatttaaggcATTCGCTTCCATTCA GTTATTTGACTGTGAGTGTCTCCGAGGCCAATTCAAATGACATCCAGATATATACAAGTATCGATGGCAGATGGGCTGGGAGAGAGCAAAACACCGCGCGCAGCTTCCATCGGGACGGCTCCACGTTGGCATATGCTCTCAAAGTGAAGGATGCAGTTCCATATACCGAACAAAGCGACATGGCTACTTGGGGTGAAGCTATCCTTTCGTCGCAGCGGACTTCTCAATCAAagctttccttttcttcgggGAAGCGCGGAGAGGTGCGCTCCCAGTTCGTTAACCACGGAAAGTTGTCTGGTAAAGACGACACCTGGGTCCCTGGCGAAATCGTTGCGTTTGCCCATGATCTTGGAGCTGTTAGTGGGAATCATTCTGTAAATTTCGCGGTGGGATATGTGAGGGAAAAGGCCATCAATTACCTAGGGAAGCCGTACACAGGTTACTACAGGGCCGAATACCCGGATACTTATAAAGCGTTATCGCACTTCTTCGAAGATTACCCTGCTGCGGCTCTCGAATCCGATATCGTCGACTCTGTGATGGAATTGCAGGCCAAGAATGTAGGCGGTACTAAGTACGCTGATATTGTCTCCCTCTCGGCTCGCCAGGCATGGGGAGGGCTTGATTTGACCATACCCAACGACTCACTGGACGCAGACGACGTGCTGGCGTTTGTCAAGGAGCTCTCCAGCAACGGCAATCTCAACACGGTAGACGTCATCATGCCTGCACTTCCTATATACTACGTTATGGATCCAGACTATATCCGCCTTTTGCTGGAACCAATGATGCGCTACCTTGCTGCTGGCCGTTGGCAGCAGCCGTACGTGATCCATGATATGGGCGCGCACTACCCCAACGCCATTGGTCATGATGACCAAAAGGCAGAACCAATGCCTATTGAGGAGTGCGGAAATCTAATGGTTCTCGTTCTGGCCTACGTAAGGGCAACTGGTGACAAGGCCTGGGCAGACCAGTACATCCACCACTTGCGAAAGTATGCGGACTACTTGGTTGAAAACAGCATCGACATTGAACTGCAGCTGTCCTCCAACGATGCTGCAGGCCCTCTCGCCAATGAAACCAACCTTGCGATAAAGGCGGCAGTTGGGCTCAAGGCATTTGGAGAACTAAGCGGGCTCACCGAGTATTCGCGGATCGGCGAAGAGCGCGCCgagctcttcttcacccagGGCCTTGGGACCGACGAGGGAAAATCTCATTTCGTTCTGCAGTACCCTAATGAGCCTGCGTCATGGAAGACTCCGTACAACCTATTTCCGGACGTGCTGCTCAACCTCGAAACGTTCCCCAGGGAAGCCTATCAGATGGGAGACACGTTCTTCAAGGGCGTCCGTGCGGAGTACGGCGTTGCATTGGACAACCGGCAGGACTGGGCCAAATCTGACTGGAACATGTGGCTGGCGGGCACGTTCGGCGACAAGACCACTCGCCGCGAGTTCATCCACGATCTGTGGGCATACATGTCCAATGGCAAACACAACTGGCCATTCTCCGATCGCTATATCGCCACATCAGCCCAGGGTAATGAGCCCGGGCGTCCTGTTCTGTGTCGCGCGCGACCGACAGTGGGTGGCCACTTTGCCTTAGTTGCGCTACAGGGCCCCAAGTGTCTGCAAGCTGCGGTGGCGCGAGAGCTCGAGGATGCGCAGAAGGCATCCGAGATAGTAAGAGAGGATCTGTAG
- the yap1 gene encoding putative bZIP transcription factor AP-1/Yap1 (COG:K;~EggNog:ENOG410PK9J;~InterPro:IPR004827,IPR013910,IPR023167;~PFAM:PF00170,PF08601;~go_function: GO:0003700 - DNA-binding transcription factor activity [Evidence IEA];~go_process: GO:0006355 - regulation of transcription, DNA-templated [Evidence IEA]): MSDFNTLYQQGLYLSPGQQDLLLAALSSNNKQKPNGQAPKPGSNPTDTPGQASTGSFSASPAFDGSNHHFDNLNYDESPYLDFNPDLEWDFPGSDENLIGDLPGSAISDDHEVGDKRKDSESTSEVSGKKRRESDDKSDEKASKKPGRKPLMSEPTSKRKAQNRAAQRAFRERKEKHLKDLETKVDELQKESDDTNQENGLLKAQVERLQVELREYRKRLSWVTQGNALSAINSYPGNANRMSGLNNNDFMFDFPKFGDLPGNRIFNGGSQAKPGQNNSNDTTPIPGVLRQPALQTSANSRGPNSASPKAATPAKPANASPATTHGRSTNQTPNLSAYNVNRQTGQSHDTSNSDSPSSSSDSHNFLSSNGTSPEPSVQSPDNKPRESHDGHACTIDGEGSFCAQLGLACGNINNPIPAVRHRSESATNTPTEPENTENVPGIDFMAQQNGGQFDPLLFGDWREPQDAILSQDFNTFFDDAFPLPDLGSPSHNLSEAGTHAQPKKSILDEIDSKMDEEVVPGEDKAQMMSCNKIWDRLQSMEKFRNGEIDVDNLCSELRTKARCSEGGVVVNQRDVDDIIGRV; this comes from the exons ATGTCCGACTTCAACACTCTGTACCAACAAGGTCTCTACCTTTCCCCTGGCCAGCAGgatctcctcctcgccgctctCTCGTCGAACAACAAGCAGAAACCCAACGGTCAGGCACCAAAGCCCGGGTCAAATCCTACCGATACACCGGGTCAAGCGTCCACGGGAAGCTTTAGTGCGTCTCCGGCGTTCGATGGCTCGAATCACCATTTCGACAACTTAAACTACGATGAGAGCCCTTACCTTGACTTCAACCCAGATCTCGAATGGGACTTCCCCGGCTCGGACGAAAACCTGATTGGTGATCTGCCGGGAAGTGCAATCTCGGACGATCATGAAGTCGGTGATAAGCGAAAGGATTCTGAAAGCACAAGCGAAGTCTCTGGAAAGAAACGAAGGGAAAGTGACGATAAGAGCGATGAAAAGGCATCGAAGAAACCAGGAAGGAAGCCTTTAATGTCAGAGCCGACGTCG AAGCGCAAGGCACAGAATCGTGCAGCACAACGGGCATTCCGCGAGCGAAAGGAGAAGCACTTGAAGGATCTGGAAACAAAAGTAGACGAGCTGCAAAAGGAATCCGACGACACTAATCAGGAAAATGGATTGCTCAAAGCTCAAGTGGAGCGTTTACAGGTTGAACTGCGAGAGTATCGCAAGCGTCTTTCTTGGGTAACACAAGGAAACGCGCTTTCAGCTATCAATTCATACCCAGGCAACGCCAACCGCATGTCCGGGTTGAACAATAATGACTTCATGTTCGATTTCCCCAAGTTTGGGGATCTACCCGGAAACCGCATCTTTAACGGTGGCTCACAAGCCAAGCCCGGCCAGAACAACTCGAATGATACCACACCGATACCTGGGGTTTTACGACAGCCTGCACTCCAAACTTCAGCTAACAGCAGGGGTCCTaactctgcttctcccaagGCAGCCACACCAGCCAAGCCAGCTAACGCATCACCGGCCACCACACATGGACGTTCGACGAATCAGACCCCGAATTTGTCTGCCTACAATGTCAACCGACAAACGGGGCAGAGCCATGACACCTCAAATTCTGATtctccatcgtcttcgtcagaCTCTCATAACTTCCTGTCGTCTAACGGCACCTCCCCAGAACCTAGCGTACAGTCTCCGGACAATAAGCCCAGGGAATCTCACGACGGACACGCTTGCACCATTGACGGTGAGGGTTCATTCTGCGCGCAGCTTGGCCTGGCCTGCGGCAACATTAATAACCCTATTCCAGCTGTGAGACACCGGAGCGAAAGCGCGACGAATACCCCCACCGAGCCAGAGAACACCGAAAATGTCCCTGGAATTGATTTCATGGCTCAGCAGAACGGAGGCCAGTTTGACCCTCTTCTATTTGGGGATTGGCGGGAGCCTCAAGATGCGATTTTATCGCAAGATTTTAACACGTTCTTTGATGATGCATTCCCATTGCCTGACCTGGGTAGCCCGTCTCATAATCTTAGTGAGGCTGGCACCCATGCACAGCCCAAGAAGAGCATTCTTGATGAGATTGATAGTAAGATGGATGAGGAAGTCGTGCCAGGGGAGGACAAGGCCCAAATGATGTCTTGCAACAAGATTTG GGACCGATTGCAATCCATGGAGAAGTTCCGTAACGGGGAGATCGACGTCGATAACCTGTGCTCCGAACTACGCACCAAGGCTCGCTGCTCTGAGGGCGGTGTCGTCGTGAATCAGAGGGATGTGGATGATATCATTGGCCGTGTCTAA
- a CDS encoding uncharacterized protein (COG:A;~EggNog:ENOG410PH53;~InterPro:IPR002999,IPR041297;~PFAM:PF18115): protein MTDVAALEAEVKEFKLQLETVQSSLQVDPDNTELQSLKAELEELITLTEQSIAELKPTTQPSSEPARSKGPRDDYASKPNYRAPAAEQADETPAPASFSVNENVLARWVSGDNSYYPARITSITGSSSNPVYIVSFKSYGTVESLTSKDLKPISNSDSRKRKADGSPGSSSNHSPVPQTPSASVISAAADINPALATQARKEPSKPSDGSARPTKSSRKVKANKELEAGKSKWKDFASKTKYGKKESMFRTGDSVNARVGFTGSGQQMRKDPTRSRHVYQQGEEDAY, encoded by the exons ATGACAGACGTTGCGGCCCTAGAGGCTGAAGTCAAGGAGTTTAAGCTTCAG CTTGAAACTGTTCAATCTAGTTTGCAGGTAGACCCAGATAACACGGAATTGCAAAGTCTCAAAGCtgagctggaagaacttATAACCCTCACTGAACAATCAATCGCCGAACTCAAACCTACCACTCAGCCATCCAGCGAACCGGCCCGATCGAAAGGCCCTAGAGACGACTATGCATCAAAACCCAATTATCgagccccagcagccgagCAAGCAGATGAGACCCCCGCTCCCGCTTCGTTCTCTGTGAATGAGAATGTGCTTGCGCGCTGGGTGTCAGGCGACAACTCATACTACCCGGCTCGCATCACATCCATAACCGGTTCTTCGAGCAATCCCGTCTACATCGTCTCATTCAAGTCGTATGGGACAGTAGAATCTTTAACTTCGAAAGACCTTAAACCCATTTCCAACAGTGACTCGCGAAAACGCAAGGCTGATGGAAGCCCAGGCAGTTCCTCAAACCACTCCCCAGTTCCTCAAACTCCCAGCGCCAGCGTTATTTCGGCGGCAGCAGATATAAACCCCGCATTGGCCACCCAGGCCCGTAAAGAGCCCAGCAAGCCTAGCGATGGTTCCGCGCGCCCTACCAAATCTTCGCGGAAGGTCAAAGCCAAcaaggagcttgaggcggGTAAGAGCAAGTGGAAGGACTTTGCCAGCAAGACCAAAtatggaaagaaggaaagcaTGTTCAGAACTGGTGATAGTGTCAACGCTCGAG TGGGCTTTACAGGGTCCGGTCAACAGATGCGCAAAGATCCTACACGGTCGCGGCACGTTTATCAGcaaggcgaggaggacgcATACTGA
- a CDS encoding uncharacterized protein (COG:S;~EggNog:ENOG410PGW9;~InterPro:IPR018829;~PFAM:PF10360), with product MASPRPPHNFAGPQGYSLPNGASGPVPGAAPLLPNNGRIIQNGPVRVLCIADVRGNLKSLNELARQARADHIIHTGDFGFYDDTSLERIADKTLKHVAQYSPLLPEGVKRAIAQTPPQQSIKSRFTPDQLPLSELSMLLDKRLTLDVPVYTVWGACEDVRVLEKFRSGEYKVDKLHIIDEANSRLLDIGGVKLRLLGLGGAVVMHKLFDNGEGKTTIAGGQGTMWTTLLQMGELIDTANRVYDPSETRIFVTHASPAREGMLNQLSVTLKADFSVSAGLHFRYGSSYNEFSVNPSLDHYRGKLAASKASFNDVWETVRGEVESAIHQNDAQKTLLENALGVVEKMPAVANGGNPFGGPVNPGSASGQVDESAFKNMWNFNLADAAFGFLVLEIESGRIGTEMRAQGFNFAHRTGKPLASGAPQPAPQTGAPVSVPSPVNAGRPNVATPQFGQTQPIPARAAPPAQGKGPAAAARTSPAPVLPKSVTPQPSATADSAESSVTLEANGSAHPEKQGESPAPKTERKQSNALFISNVENEQAARELFGEDDKAKLLKVEKWGKYNHVATFGTVEDAKAALDHLPIENKKSTPPGQPRKPNVKFFEDRGSHRGNAGTWQSSNRGGSNASQRGGYQSGGASDSETGRGRGLGGRGGGRGRGDRGRGGRGGRGGFNKSGPTDSSAPSTSTPTGDKPAASGDA from the exons ATGGCTTCT CCCCGTCCCCCTCACAACTTCGCTGGACCGCAAGGCTATTCGCTCCCTAACGGTGCCTCAGGCCCAGTCCCCGGAGCCGCTCCTCTACTACCCAACAACGGACGAATCATTCAAAATGGGCCTGTGAGAGTGTTGTGTATTGCAGATGTTCGAG GAAATCTGAAGTCTCTGAACGAGTTGGCCAGACAAGCCCGCGCAGACCATATTATCCACACCGGTGACTTTGGTTTCTACGATGATACATCGCTGGAGCGGATTGCGGACAA aaccCTTAAACATGTTGCTCAATACTCTCCCCTTCTACCGGAAGGCGTGAAGCGCGCAATTGCTCAGACCCCTCCCCAGCAGTCGATCAAGTCGCGGTTCACACCAGACCAACTACCCCTTTCAGAGCTCTCCATGCTGCTGGATAAGCGGCTCACACTCGATGTTCCTGTATACACTGTATGGGGTGCGTGCGAGGATGTTAGGGTGCTAGAGAAGTTCCGCTCAGGTGAATATAAGGTTGACAAGCTGCACATCATTGACGAGGCCAACTCTCGGTTGCTGGACATTGGTGGCGTCAAGCTGCGTCTGCTCGGCCTGGGAGGTGCGGTTGTGATGCACAAGCTTTTCGACAACGGTGAAGGAAAGACAACCATTGCGGGTGGCCAAGGAACCATGTGGACGACTCTGCTACAAATGGGTGAATTGATCGACACCGCCAATCGTGTTTACGACCCGTCGGAAACCCGTATATTTGTTACGCACGCTTCACCTGCCCGTGAAGGAATGTTGAACCAGCTTTCTGTGACTCTCAAGGCCGACTTTTCTGTCTCTGCCGGGCTTCATTTCCGCTACGGTTCGTCCTACAACGAGTTCTCTGTTAACCCCTCGCTCGACCACTATCGGGGCAAGCTGGCCGCGTCCAAGGCTTCTTTCAACGATGTGTGGGAAACAGTGCGGGGTGAAGTCGAGTCCGCTATTCACCAGAACGATGCTCAGAAGACCTTGCTGGAAAACGCCCTTGGTGTGGTTGAGAAGATGCCTGCTGTTGCCAATGGCGGGAACCCCTTCGGTGGCCCGGTCAACCCTGGTAGTGCTAGCGGTCAGGTAGACGAGAGTGCTTTCAAGAACATGTGGAACTTCAACTTGGCGGACGCTGCCTTTGGATTTTTGGTCCTTGAGATCGAGTCTGGACGTATCGGCACGGAAATGCGCGCTCAGGGATTCAACTTTGCTCACCGTACCGGCAAGCCCCTAGCCTCTGGTGCTCCTCAGCCTGCTCCTCAAACAGGTGCTCCTGTCAGCGTACCTTCTCCCGTCAACGCCGGTCGTCCTAATGTTGCCACACCTCAGTTTGGTCAAACTCAGCCCATTCCCGCTCGTGCCGCGCCCCCTGCACAGGGCAAGGGACCTGCCGCTGCAGCTCGCACCTCTCCTGCTCCGGTCCTCCCCAAGTCCGTAACTCCACAGCCCTCTGCTACAGCTGATTCTGCTGAAAGCTCGGTTACTCTCGAGGCCAATGGTTCGGCACACCCCGAGAAGCAAGGAGAATCCCCAGCCCCCAAGACGGAGCGGAAGCAGAGCAACGCTCTGTTCATCTCGAATGTTGAGAACGAGCAAGCTGCGCGGGAGTTGTTCGGCGAAGATGACAAGGCTAAGCTACTAAAGGTAGAGAAATGGGGCAAATACAACCATGTCGCCACATTTGGAACCGTGGAGGATGCCAAGGCTGCTCTTGATCACCTCCCCATCGAAAACAAGAAGTCCACTCCTCCCGGCCAACCACGAAAGCCCAACGTCAAGTTCTTCGAAGACCGTGGCAGCCACCGTGGGAATGCCGGCACGTGGCAAAGCAGCAACCGAGGTGGTAGCAACGCATCACAACGCGGAGGATATCAGAGTGGAGGAGCTAGCGATAGCGAAACTGGACGCGGACGAGGTTTGGGCGGACGAGGCGGCGGTCGTGGGCGCGGTGACCGCGGACGCGGCGGGCGAGGTGGTCGCGGAGGGTTCAACAAGTCAGGCCCAACGGATTCATCTGCTCCATCAACGTCGACACCGACCGGTGACAAGCCCGCTGCGTCTGGCGACGCCTAA
- a CDS encoding uncharacterized protein (COG:S;~EggNog:ENOG410PQVK;~InterPro:IPR010730;~PFAM:PF06985;~TransMembrane:1 (o527-550i)), whose protein sequence is MHRWHESGCRRPDVSAASGLPCCSYCFAIPSLEDHTVHPQPCPVPELQDRRRMNLSWPAAVNYSGWNIGNESGIFQSDSKSGLHESEPPKSFLPELPSEDSIRLLRLKPGTDGDPIHVDLETIHINQIPLPLYDALSYTSVKDLTDSTEPCPVFIGSYWDVAYVPTTCGKALRRLRRRKGDRLLWVDSLCINQTNPVEKNGQVHILREIYARATKVLAYVGDKPSEFGPAFSFLKEITAFQPTPGDHPAMDKSVQDSVSALLELPYFSRLWVLQETLMARELELIWGDHSVRWPKRAFGGSCSGLNIPSWLFKDSKWYPFMGRDLLNVLVDASSYQCSDPRDKVFAVLGLMGEKFISPDYRLATENVYIGIAAYFTKSWDTMDFLAVAGQKDRTLDLPSWVPDWSQKLSLPSLDTVMKTWVRGEPDDLLLDGAIQIKFDGLGRTDRDIEVSSATGTMRLQGFKLCSITGQRREFGGYTYIEIPTGPRGFCVLSIPHPNYEVDETDGLFVLNEYRYPVILRKTEREGAYILVSVCALSIGSPNSTFLVPWYQRDRRGKGKPSGLNVSAMTPEEDSYLQQLYSRLEPMPPDPETNLPSMTTVRLRVLKFLMLYHPALERIERQLREDWIKWNQELGWMFRDQSAIWQFLLEVNQMISVQRTGEGKMEIKRPDFYSVSQTGRMYPSLYTWDLSRFCWSFLQPTDTTESEPELQWSPMVDRLRSHQSEIKQWAQATEKLLKHFEYTATCLGESWESFPGTQLPRKWANNHEEFLAALGPYLHHGTDMQRRPHLEPRYLWSHSEFESQLRARQEIWTLQGPEGYSGGGNVEVHALLNFLGLDLYNEQRIDIV, encoded by the coding sequence ATGCATCGCTGGCATGAGTCCGGCTGTCGACGACCAGATGTCTCTGCAGCGAGCGGCCTTCCTTGCTGCAGCTATTGCTTCGCGATCCCATCGTTAGAAGATCACACAGTGCACCCCCAGCCATGTCCAGTGCCTGAACTCCAAGATCGGAGGCGAATGAATCTATCATGGCCAGCTGCAGTTAATTATAGTGGTTGGAACATCGGAAACGAAAGTGGTATATTCCAGAGCGATTCAAAAAGTGGTCTACATGAATCAGAACCCCCAAAATCATTTCTACCAGAACTTCCATCCGAAGACAGTATACGCCTCTTACGGCTGAAGCCTGGCACAGACGGAGACCCGATCCACGTAGACCTCGAGACTATACACATCAACCAAATCCCTCTTCCGTTGTACGACGCTCTATCGTATACCTCTGTGAAGGATCTCACTGACTCGACCGAACCCTGCCCGGTATTTATAGGGAGTTATTGGGATGTCGCATATGTACCCACCACCTGTGGCAAGGCTCTTCGGCGGCTTAGGCGTCGGAAGGGCGATAGACTGCTCTGGGTGGATTCGCTGTGTATAAACCAGACAAACCCAGTCGAGAAGAATGGCCAGGTTCATATCTTACGCGAGATCTACGCGAGGGCGACGAAAGTTTTGGCCTATGTTGGAGACAAACCGTCTGAATTTGGCCCAGCGTTCAGCTTTCTTAAAGAAATTACAGCATTTCAACCAACGCCAGGCGATCACCCCGCCATGGACAAGAGTGTCCAGGATAGCGTATCGGCGTTGCTTGAACTGCCTTACTTTTCCCGTCTCTGGGTTCTTCAGGAGACTCTCATGGCCCGTGAGCTGGAGTTAATCTGGGGTGATCACTCTGTACGGTGGCCCAAACGCGCCTTTGGAGGCTCTTGCTCCGGCTTGAATATACCGTCTTGGCTATTCAAGGATTCAAAATGGTACCCATTTATGGGGAGGGATCTGTTGAATGTCCTAGTGGACGCATCCTCATACCAATGCTCCGATCCACGAGACAAAGTTTTTGCGGTTTTGGGACTAATGGGCGAGAAGTTCATCAGTCCCGACTATCGACTGGCTACTGAAAACGTATACATAGGCATCGCGGCATACTTTACTAAAAGCTGGGACACGATGGACTTTCTTGCAGTGGCGGGACAGAAGGATAGGACCCTTGACCTTCCGTCTTGGGTTCCTGACTGGTCCCAAAAGCTGTCACTGCCGTCTCTGGACACTGTCATGAAGACTTGGGTCAGGGGTGAACCGGACGACCTGCTATTAGACGGCGCCATACAGATCAAGTTTGATGGTCTTGGTAGAACCGACCGCGATATTGAAGTGAGTTCTGCCACGGGAACCATGCGGCTACAAGGCTTTAAGCTGTGCAGTATAACAGGCCAGAGGAGAGAATTTGGAGGCTATACCTACATCGAGATACCAACAGGCCCCCGAGGGTTCTGCGTGCTGTCGATTCCTCATCCGAATTATGAGGTTGATGAAACAGACGGGCTGTTTGTATTGAATGAATATCGTTACCCTGTAATACTCAGGAAGACAGAAAGAGAGGGCGCTTATATTCTGGTGTCCGTATGTGCTCTCTCGATTGGATCTCCTAATTCAACTTTCCTTGTCCCCTGGTATCAGCGGGATAGACgggggaagggaaagccTTCAGGGTTGAATGTATCAGCAATGACCCCAGAGGAGGACAGCTATCTACAGCAGCTGTATTCGAGACTAGAGCCTATGCCTCCTGACCCCGAAACAAACCTACCCTCGATGACCACTGTGCGACTCAGGGTCCTAAAGTTTCTGATGCTGTACCACCCGGCTCTCGAAAGGATCGAGAGGCAGTTACGGGAGGACTGGATTAAGTGGAATCAGGAATTAGGATGGATGTTCCGCGACCAGTCAGCCATCTGGCAATTCCTGCTGGAAGTCAACCAGATGATCTCAGTTCAAAGAACAGGCGAGGGAAAGATGGAAATTAAGCGACCCGACTTTTACTCTGTCAGCCAGACTGGAAGAATGTACCCGTCTCTATATACATGGGATTTATCTCGATTCTGCTGGTCTTTCCTCCAACCAACAGACACAACGGAATCGGAGCCGGAACTGCAATGGTCGCCAATGGTAGACCGACTACGCTCTCACCAGTCGGAGATTAAACAATGGGCACAGGCCACCGAAAAGCTCCTGAAACACTTTGAATACACCGCGACGTGCCTTGGAGAATCGTGGGAGTCATTCCCCGGTACGCAGCTACCGAGGAAATGGGCCAATAACCACGAGGAATTCCTCGCTGCGTTGGGACCATATCTACATCATGGAACAGACATGCAACGACGACCGCACCTGGAGCCAAGGTATCTTTGGAGCCATTCCGAATTTGAGAGCCAGCTACGTGCTCGGCAGGAGATATGGACTCTTCAGGGGCCTGAGGGGTATTCGGGCGGCGGTAATGTCGAAGTCCATGCGTTGTTGAATTTCCTAGGGTTGGACCTATATAATGAACAGCGTATTGACATTGTTTAG